Below is a genomic region from Lampris incognitus isolate fLamInc1 chromosome 2, fLamInc1.hap2, whole genome shotgun sequence.
GTTATACAACCTCACTGTCTTTTATGACTGTGGACCGTGATGACAGCCACAGCCTTTTTTTATACAGTTAGTATTGCCATTCCTCTCATGGACGACCATTCATTTGGAAAATGGACCGACTTCCTTCCCTTGTACAGTATGACATCTCACGGATGAACTTATACAATTCATGAACGAACATCTGATCACTGAAAACTGGTCAAGATTTTGAATCAAACATgtattctctctctttttttttcttgtcaagtGGAGCATTTGAAAAACAACCCGTTTAGAAAAAAAGGCATGGAGTTTCAGTTTTCTCTCAGTTTTCCTGAGAATATGGATGGCAGATTAACTAATGAAAAGAGGCAGTGTGTTTGTGGGTGACAGGAGCTGTGCCTAGTATCTCTATGTGTCACCCAACTCTATAGGAATGTACTTCAAACTAACAGGATCATCTAGAATGACAAATTGGCAGGTGTGAAACGGGGTGCACACAATGGTGCACCCAAAGGAATGGACCTGCTTGTGTTATTTCTCTATCATATGGCAGTATAAAGCATTATATTATTAAGCGTTACTCTAAGCAAACAGTATCACTAAAGGGTTGGAGTGAGAAGAACAATGTGAGTGAACGTATGTTTCATCCCTTCTATCACCAGACGCCCACATCGTACTTCCATTCCTCATAGTCTACTCTGTATATTCTGAACAATGTAACCGCAACACCAATACAAAAATATATCTTAAAGGAAATCAACGGAGTATCTGTCCATCCTGTGACTTGTCTTCTATTATTCAATGACTTGATTGAGTACAACATGAGGCCTATTTAAacactttttttctctcccatcaTGTCACGTGTTATCAATGTATCTTTTGCATGGCGGTGGGGGGGAGGTGAAACAAGGAGGGAATAGAGTTGATAGATCTGTTGGCGTTTTCTTTTTAAGTATTAACATGACGTGAGGGGCCTGGGGTGATGACAGAAAATGCGTGGAAAGGTAAAGGGAAATGACTTGTACCGGTGGCAGTTTACTTTTTGGCAGTCAGGGCTGCGAGGGCGGCGTCTACCTCCTCCTCTGGCTGCAGTGGATGCCACTGGGCGATGGGGCGACGGGGGTTTGCCAGCATGTCAGACCAATGCTTCAGCCCGGCCCCCGTGGACTTGCTCCCCACCCAGATCTTCCCAATGGCATCGTTCTTGCCGATTTTGTCGTAATCCAGCACTGTGATAACTGCTTGGATTTTCTTGGAGAAGGAAAGGAAGAATTTTTAGCAATGTCACAAAGATAATTTTATAAGCTTTAATTGGAGGAGTCTAAATCTGAATGGGTCTTTACCTGCATTTGCTCAAGAGGGATTTCAAAGCTGAAGGACTCATTGTAGTAAGGATTCAAAGTGTTCTTCTTCActgttgtcttcttcttcttcagcctCTTGCCATTCTGCAGCAGGTTAATTTTCACATATGGATCTGGAAACAGGACGAAAAAGAGATGTATTATACCTACAGCACATCTTATCATCCAGGTGATGAAACGCATGTGTCATCATTTGCATGTTCCATTTAGTTGTAATGCTGACATGCACCAACAGATGGAGCCAACGCTGTAGCCAAAGGGAGTATGAGGGCGCTGCATGCTGTGTACTGCAGCGTCAACAACGTGAGTAGAGGACAGACcaaaaggctgtgtgtgtgtgtgttttctatgtATACTGCAGTGCACTGCAGATTCATGTTGCATCCATGATGCATCCAAAATCCACATTACAATACCCTAGGTGATCAACCATTTTGCTTTTTAATGACTGACTTGTGAAATAGAGCATGATCCCACACACATGGTAAAAACTGCACATCCATATACATCCATATATAATAAGTTTATAGTGCTCCCATGTCGGGGTAGGTTCCACATGAATCAATGTAATGTAACTGTGCCAGCTAGTGCAAAGCCATATTCTGTAAGAAAGGCAAACTGGATGTTGTGATGTATGTCCTGCTTCCCTGACACTTCACTGCTTTCATACCTGACAGTCCACCCACATCCATTTTCTTCAGGTTCTTAGCTTCCAGAATACAGATGGTGAGTTTGCCAGCAGTGGGCACATAGCGTAGAGAGATGCAAATGTCTCCCAGCTTCTCTGGCTGCATGTAGGATGTTAGTGAAAAGGACGTTAAAGGGTAGTCACGTGAGATGATTTTAATAAATATACATCCATTCCCTATATAAACTAGATAGCTGGGAAAAAGCAAATAACATTATATAAGGCATGAGACCATCTAGCCAAATAAGCTAATTATTGAGTATCTCTCAAGTTGAACATGTTGGGTTCACTGGTGCAGCCTAAACCTCAACAATGGTGCAGATAAAGTCATATCATTGGCAAGAGAACAAAAGCTCGTCCTTCCTTTGTCCTTCATCCCTTTAGGCCCCATCAATTAATAACTCCAGCTGCAACCTTTTACTCATCCTGACAGATCTGGTCATGTACACTAGTTGTGTGATCAAACTATTGTGTCATTGCACTATGTCACCAAATGATCTATGGAGTCACTCTATGCGGGAGAAGGCTATCTGTAAATTATACATTTGGCAGACTTTATTCTCTAATGAGTATTAAAGAATGTCCACGATACAAAAGTATCATCCTGTTGTAACGATCACACAGGGACTGACAAGACTGAGAGTGTTCTGAAACACAGATTTTTGAGCATTCACTTGTGTGTCATGGTTATATAAATACagatactatctatctatctatctatctatctatctatctatctatctatctatctatctatctatctatctatctatctatctatctatctatctatctatctatctatctatctatctatctatctatctatctatctatctatctatctatctatctatctatctatctatctatctatctatctatctatctatctatctatctatctatctatctatctatctatttatctacctACCTAATTGAACTAAATATGACAAAGTATACGGTCAagccaaaaaattttttttttaaaaatcatgtAGCACAATGGATAAATCTATCCGTCTATTTAGACAGTATGTCTCGTACCTCCTCTTGATCCGCACTGTCCAGGTCCCGCCATTCCTCGATTGGCTTTGCCAGATCAAGGGTGTTCATTGGGAATTTAATCTCCCCGATGATGTCATGTTTTGAGAAGCGATCAAAGTCATATACTGACATGACCAGCGTCTTCCCACCCATCTCTTGGAAaggaatctgaaaaaaaaaacaccaacccTTCATATTATTAACACCTTTTGCTTTCACTCAACAGTATTTTTATCATTCAAACCAAACTTGGTGAAGCCAAACAAGGCTTGAAATATTCTTTACAACACACTCCAGACATTGCTATGAATAAataatgggggaaaaaatgaatCATTTATCCAAATTAAAGAATATATTGCTTGCAGCACAGGCAGAGGTGGGAGTCTAGTGTCCACCTTGATGAAGTGCACTTTCAGCAAAGGCAACCTGCCTTTGAAAAGGTAACACTATTTACAAGAGGAGCAGAGGTGGCTTTCTCCTCTAACAAAATTCcctgcgtccgggtagtgtaccggtctattccgttgcctaccaacacaggaatctttggtttgaatccccgtgttacctctggcttggtcgggtgtctctacagacacaattagccatgtccgcaggagggaagccagatgtgggtatgtgtcctggtcgctgcactagcacctcctctggtcagtcggggcgcctgttcaggggggagggggaactggggggaatagcgtgatccttccacatgctatgtccccctggtgaaactcctcactgtcaggtgaaaagaagcggctggtgactccacatgtatcgaaggaggcatgtggtagtctgcagccctccctggatcggcagagggggtggagcagcgaccgggatggcttgaaagagtggggtaattggccagatacaattggggagataaagggggggaaatccaaaaaacccCAAATAGAAGCATAAACACTACAGACTAGTGACTAGGTCTCTACCATTACAACCTGAAACACAATTCTTACCGAAGGGACACCTCTGTAATACCTCACCTGCACATTACAGACATTGTAAGTTTGGGAACCCTATCTCAAATTTATGGATCCTGGACTTTCATCCATCATGTGGTTGGGTTTCTGATGGATTTTTACTTAACTTTCTGCCTATTCTTTTCTCGATTTTTTTCTCACTCCATCGTGATGAGTGTGTTCGGGATTTTTTTTCTGAATGGATCTGAATTGCCGCACACATTTATCAATGTGGAATTGAGACTGTAATTTGTCTTCCTGTGACCTAGAGAtaacttctttcttctttttttcttctgttttggaGCGAGGCTTTCTCTTTCCTACCCAAATAAAAGTCCGTATAAAAGACTGGAAATGGTATTGGAAAGAAAGGAAAGGCAATTGGAGCACTGCAGTATTTTACTTCATCTTGTCAGTTCGCTCTGCGAGGAGGACGAGGACGTGTTCCCGCTTACTTTGAAGATGAAGGTCTCGTTGAAAACAGGATTGAGGGTTTTCTTGTGGACCTTTGTGTCGAATTTCTTCTTCTTGTCAGGGAGGACGAAGACCTTGACATAGGGGTCGGACGTGCCACCACTGTCCATGGAGAGGAGATCCGCTGCTTGGAGGATGCCCACGGTCAGCTAGAAAAGAGAAGGAGGTCAACATAGCTTTGTCCATTTGAGAACAGTACACCTTTTCATCTTCCCCGAGCCACCTTTCACCGTTTCACATCACAATATTTCACCCACTATTTCACAAGCTGTGATCGATTTGACTTTACGGTTATATAATACTCTTGTTACCGGAGGAGTGAAGGTGTTTGAAATCGATCATTGTGTCCCCCGATCATAAAGGTCATCGTGAACAAAACGGATATTTCTTTTCCAAcacggaaaaaaaaagaaaaaggagggcAGAGGTAACATTACATAAAGATAGAGAAAAGGAAATTCATGTGCTGCTTATGTAACCCGACAGAGGGTTGACAGTTCATCAAAGCTCGCCTTGTTTTCCTGGAAGTCGTAGTCGATGGAGTACTGGAGCTTCCCGagtttctccttctccttcacctctTCCTCCTTCTCATCCCCGGTCAGCCCGGTCTCAGCGTCATCTTCGTCATCGTCCTCATCCTGTTGTTTCTGTAATGAcaggaaaaggggggagggggcaaaGCAGCCGAAGGAGGAGTAAGAGGAATTAGTTCTGAAATGCGGGGCTGAGATGCCGAATAAAACACCAAACCTCAGCTCAGGTCATCAGCAGCAGTCGGGTTAGTTACATCACCAACCTGCCactcacccccacccaccccacgccCCCACTTACACTGGTATTAACTAGTGCAATCTGTTCATCGATGACCACTGTTGCAACCTGACTTGATTTCACTATTTCTTGGGTGACACCATTTGCTGTTTTGCTATGAATAGTGTTCAGTTCTTCAGTGAGGTGAAGGTCCCTTCCAATTTGACATGTGGTACCCCATTTCAAAACAATCCATCATTTATCCATTTTATTTTTTACCTTTGTGTTCCGTTTGGGTCAAAATAAGCCGTTTTATATGACAACTGTTCACCATAAACGTTGCTGACATgggaggcatccaggtagcatagaggtctactctgttgcctaccaacacggggatcgctagttcgaatccccatgttaccgcggcttggtcgggcatccctaatgacacaactggccgtgtctgcgggtgggaagtcagatgtgtgtatgtgtcctggtcgctgcactggctgtatctctggttggtctgggcgcctgttcgggggaactgggaggaatagcgtgatcctcccacgctctacatcccactggcaaaactcctcactgtcaggtgaaaagaagcggctggcgactccacatgtatcagaggaggcatgtggtagtctgcagccctccccggatcagcagagggggtggagcagcgactgcaacagctcagaagagtggggtaattggccagatacaattgggagaaaaagggggaaaaaa
It encodes:
- the LOC130107428 gene encoding synaptotagmin-2-like: MKFNLPYPKPEAMVAPEPTGASALTIAPAPVASTSADNATEPVNKNDAFDEIKNKFLNEIDKIPLPSWAIIAIAVVAALLILTCCFCIIKKCCCKKKKNKKGKKGKGDMGMKNMKGGEKQQDEDDDEDDAETGLTGDEKEEEVKEKEKLGKLQYSIDYDFQENKLTVGILQAADLLSMDSGGTSDPYVKVFVLPDKKKKFDTKVHKKTLNPVFNETFIFKIPFQEMGGKTLVMSVYDFDRFSKHDIIGEIKFPMNTLDLAKPIEEWRDLDSADQEEPEKLGDICISLRYVPTAGKLTICILEAKNLKKMDVGGLSDPYVKINLLQNGKRLKKKKTTVKKNTLNPYYNESFSFEIPLEQMQKIQAVITVLDYDKIGKNDAIGKIWVGSKSTGAGLKHWSDMLANPRRPIAQWHPLQPEEEVDAALAALTAKK